TATCTATAAGAATGGTGAAATCGCACAAGAAAGGAGTGTCTGTATTCTATTTTTGCAACATACCTCCATAATTATCACTGGTATCAGAGCAGAGTAATAGTCCTAGGATAGGATTTTAGGATAGGCTATAAATGTAGTTTTATATAAAGAACAAATGGATGCTATTCCGTGCTGAACAATATTGTTAATGGTTCCAAGCCACTTGAGCGTGTACTCGCAGGAGAGGAACTTTCTTTCAACGATGGCATGGAACTAATGAATCATGACAATATTTTCGTACTCGGAAGTATAGCGGATAAAGTAAGACAACGCGTAAAAGCCGATGTAGTAACTTTCACAGCATCGTATTACCTTAATTATACTAATGTTTGCGCAGCAAGTTGTCCCTTATGTGCCTTCTACAGGAAAGGCAAGGAACCAGATGCGTATACATTAACAACGCAGCAGATTTTGGAACGGGTTAACACTGCGATAGATCTGGGAGCAACGGAGACGCATATAGTCGGAGGTTTCCATCCTGACCTTGGATTGGAATATTACGAAGATATGATCAGATCAATAAAGCAAAAGTTTCCTAGCGTTACCGTCAAAGCATTTACACCTGCAGAGATCTTCTTTATTGCAAGGGTTACACATAACACAACAAGAGACGTTTTGTTACGTTTTAAAGAATGCGGTCTCGATGCTTTAGCTGGAGGCGGCGCAGAGATCTTTCACCCGGAAGCTAGAAAACTGATAGTTGTAGGGAAATGCTCTGGAGA
The DNA window shown above is from Nitrososphaerales archaeon and carries:
- a CDS encoding radical SAM protein, translating into MLNNIVNGSKPLERVLAGEELSFNDGMELMNHDNIFVLGSIADKVRQRVKADVVTFTASYYLNYTNVCAASCPLCAFYRKGKEPDAYTLTTQQILERVNTAIDLGATETHIVGGFHPDLGLEYYEDMIRSIKQKFPSVTVKAFTPAEIFFIARVTHNTTRDVLLRFKECGLDALAGGGAEIFHPEARKLIVVGKCSGDEWLQVAELAHTLGIKGNCTMLYGHVEKPEHVIDHIVKLRELQKRTEGFLTFIPLKFSPENTKLQEKGLVKMQSSSLYDLKIMAISRLMLANVINSISAYYIALGKKLAQVALTYGASDLVGTAFAEEIFRATGLTYSSTVEELVYMIKEIKRIPAQRDTFHNIIRLFN